In Toxoplasma gondii ME49 chromosome X, whole genome shotgun sequence, a single genomic region encodes these proteins:
- the AP2X11 gene encoding AP2 domain transcription factor AP2X-11 (encoded by transcript TGME49_215570): protein MFRRSVKMNQTVPRSHPAGDAPEGDSCKPGVDTLKATSREQHCASGLSMETPAVLERGLSDAENVVPLTSQEPASALSSAISTAVDGWGDWTAANSVGRLKTPVSPAAAPASLCRADVSEFFSDAGGALKSDQAPPLSSLAETLAAAKKSAAPKPSRGEKTVAAHPAQSPAAERVSDASDGAQPLPTTVNESVLLPAINLAEAALPSQVSVQPSAPPYSLSLPLALPPSRSLESADTTPTSAFSPSSLSRLGLSPSSLLLLRSLTPEQQLAALSTATRAGTWQTASPSLGPANLDFHSRTPERASEAGDSPFRADSASFGCSSYTRSSSTLSLSPESAAKRRKTVECESKSATPFPEGVSSPRALLDLLTRSLAPSSLVSSAASSVSNSGSAAVSASAEGEAVSLASLSPASLSPALLSRLTTAFEAPPAAASCDSVSAVLQQLEAAALLASVSATPAPRPASADLHAPSPLPSSTRRDAPASLSARCAAALASDEKSPRASAALDVAAALAVLQQHPSLLASLRATPSQPHREAASPRQEAGRSSCLAHAEQKLGSCTGTEAPDGSTPRARGKGRQAEKARARATSKVPAGVETPEGEAEDFASRARRCEHVPGVCFDRWNQGWIATWRERRHPVHKHFSAKKYGFEKARELAIEHRRLMVEKQRQDGATPATRTPRGNPGNAFPTSRKDEEHTTLTPVKPRASPTAGSPRRARGLAGCTENGGETAGGSARRGKFASAAASARALCVADNSVGKREMSWAELVAQMPRVERVSFDFTNQSWIAQWKQQGSTTYRRFSVSKFGFYGAHRLAVEFKQQNYRQLPAQKAASPDAAPLTAVCVQRSESAEEEVATPGGGSKRAASHVERGRRLPRGVQTPPRAASLKVEANRVSPRSAVFATAPAGAAFPKSLAPEAAQSAGNSWEAGMLDVPPVAASLFGLSPASLQAFSPVHGLSGEATALNTNFEDSTGETGSTQVPSGAESPVAEVLSFGSTLRNPCLYSPVSAETTTTAAGDTAHRLAARAAASSVCSRSLPLATGSAAEAPVLLPSKLSDLPALAPESCASRIASGQDNAQAEPLASQVHLTDLGCETDASIAVQDALPSRLPLSASLARPCPGARGDEHTQQTDEGDGGGEGTERAGEKETPESAGLQSWPGACSLAGALAAKNAGAHAPGFEERGQMQIDGGARDTATRVASSTTTTSPHDEEASAAPGGTGASNAFAAPEAFQTRSSSRPSPPPRPDLSSLASSGAPEQHAVSSVPEQKSATEAGVLPLYKIALCCLLTDLKINCRDSLLVSRAHAPSLPGYLDLVEALQQRVAAAAELKDVAALCSVFSGFLRNSLLPSSCSPDVQVRLLHALAEVGLDQRRE, encoded by the exons ATGTTCCGTCGATCcgtcaaaatgaaccaaaCTGTTCCTCGCAGCCATCCTGCAGGCGACGCTCCCGAGGGCGATTCCTGCAAGCCAGGTGTCGATACACTCAAGGCGACGTCCCGTGAGCAACACTGCGCAAGTGGACTTTCGATGGAAACGCCTGCTGTCCTGGAGCGAGGTCTTTCCGACGCGGAAAACGTCGTTCCACTCACTTCCCAGGAGCCTGCATCGGCGCTGTCGTCTGCCATCTCCACGGCGGTCGACGGTTGGGGAGACTGGACCGCGGCGAATTCCGTCGGCCGCCTCAAAACGCCTGTCAGTCCCGCGGCCGCGCCAGCCTCGCTGTGTCGCGCGGATGTCAGTGAATTTTTTTCGGACGCCGGAGGGGCGCTCAAAAGCGATCAAGCGCCTCCTTTGTCCAGCCTCGCCGAAACTCTTGCAGCGGCGAAGAAGTCGGCGGCGCCCAAACCGTCCCGCGGGGAAAAAACTGTCGCGGCACATCCCGCGCAGTCCCCTGCAGCCGAGAGAGTGTCTGACGCCAGCGACGGGGCGCAGCCTCTTCCGACGACCGTGAACGAATCGGTTCTGCTCCCCGCTATCAATCTCGCAGAAGCGGCGCTCCCCTCCCAGGTATCTGTGCAGCCCTCCGCACCGCCGtactcgctgtctcttcctctggcgCTCCCGCCTTCCCGCAGTCTAGAGTCTGCTGACACGACGCCGACCTCTGccttttcgccttcgtctctttcgcgcctcggtctctctccgtcttcatTGCTTCTCCTGCGCAGCCTCACGCCCGAACAGCAGCTGGCGGCACTTTCAACGGCGACTCGCGCGGGGACCTGGCAGACCGCCTCCCCCTCGCTCGGCCCCGCGAACCTCGACTTCCACTCCAGGACCCCTGAGAGGGCGTCGGAGGCCGGCGACAGTCCATTCCGGGCCGACTCTGCCTCATTTGGCTGCAGCAGCTACACCCGGTCGTCTTCGacgctgtcgctgtctccggagTCTGCGGCGAAACGTCGAAAGACGGTCGAGTGCGAGTCCAAGTCGGCGactccttttcccgaaggTGTTTCGTCTCCACGCGCGTTGCTGGATCTTCTGACGCGCTCGCTCGCGCCCTCTTCACTCGTCTCCAGTGCAGCTTCATCCGTCTCCAACTCAGGTTCGGCcgctgtctcggcttctgctgAGGGCGaagctgtttctctcgcctcactttctcccgcctcgcTTTCCCCCGCCCTGCTGTCCCGACTCACTACCGCGTTCGAAGCGCCTCCCGCTGCTGCTTCCTGCGACTCTGTGTCGGCCGTCCTGCAGCAGCTGGAGGCGGCcgcgctcctcgcctctgtctccgcgaccCCCGCGCCGCGTCCAGCTTCTGCGGACCTTCATGCACCGTCTCCACTCCCCTCGTCGACTCGCCGCGACGCCCCGGCCTCGCTTTCTGCCCGATGCGCGGCCGCGCTCGCCTCCGACGAAAAATCTCCACGCGCCTCTGCTGCGCTGGACGTCGCGGCGGCGCTGGCGGTGCTCCAGCAGCACCCGAGTCTGCTCGCGAGTCTGCGCGCGACGCCGAGTCAGCCGCACCGCGAAGCCGCTTCTCCGCGACAGGAGGCAGGGCGTTCGTCGTgcctggcgcatgcagagcagaAGCTCGGCAGCTGCACCGGGACGGAGGCTCCGGACGGCTCCACGCCTCGCGCGAGAGGCAAAGGCCGACAAGCCGAGAAGGCCCGCGCCCGCGCGACCAGCAAGGTGCCGGCCGGTGTGGAGACCCCCGAAGGAGAGGCCGAGGATTTTGCAAGCCGCGCAAGGCGGTGCGAACATGTTCCCGGCGTCTGTTTCGACCGCTGGAACCAGGGGTGGATCGCGACGTGGCGGGAGCGCCGACATCCCGTCCACAAGCATTTCTCCGCGAAAAAGTACGGATTTGAAAAGGCGCGCGAACTCGCGATTGAGCACCGGCGCCTGATGgtcgagaagcagcggcaAGACGGGGCAACTCCCGCCACACGGACGCCCAGAGGGAATCCGGGAAACGCTTTTCCAACTTCTCGGAAAGATGAGGAACACACCACGCTGACCCCCGTGAAACCGAGAGCCAGTCCCACAGCGGGAAGCCCCCGACGAGCGCGCGGACTCGCCGGGTGTacagaaaacggaggcgAGACGGCTGGGGGGTCTGCGCGACGGGGGAAATTCGCGAGCGCCGCAGCCTCGGCGCGAGCGCTCTGCGTCGCGGACAACTCAGTGGGGAAGCGCGAGATGAGTTGGGCGGAACTCGTAGCACAGATGCCCAGAGTCGAACGCGTTAGCTTCGACTTCACGAACCAAAG CTGGATTGCCCAGTGGAAGCAGCAGGGGTCCACGACGTACCGGCGTTTCTCGGTCTCCAAGTTCGGTTTCTACGGAGCCCACCGTCTCGCGGTCGAGTTCAAGCAACAGAACTACCGCCAGCTGCCTGCTCAGAAGGCTGCGAGTCCGGACGCCGCGCCGCTCACTGCGGTGTGTGTACAGCGGAGTGAGTCGGCCGAGGAGGAGGTTGCGACTCCGGGCGGGGGTTCGAAGCGCGCAGCGTCTCACGTCGAGCGAGGGCGGCGACTTCCTCGCGGTGTACAGACCCCGCCGCGAGCCGCGAGTCTGAAGGTTGAGGCCAATCGGGTGAGTCCACGCAGTGCCGTCTTTGCTACTGCGCCTGCAGGCGCTGCCTTTCCGAAAAGCCTGGCACCCGAAGCGGCACAGTCCGCAGGGAACAGCTGGGAAGCGGGGATGCTCGACGTGCCTCCTGTGGctgcctcgctcttcggTCTCTCCCCCGCTTCCCTCCAAGCCTTCTCGCCAGTCCACGGCCTCTCTGGCGAGGCGACAGCTCTCAACACCAACTTCGAGGATTCCACAGGGGAAACTGGAAGCACACAGGTGCCGAGCGGCGCAGAGTCTCCGGTCGCAGAAGTTCTATCGTTCGGTAGCACCTTGAGAAATCCGTGTCTCTACTCGCCTGTTTCTGCGGAAACAACGACGACCGCAGCGGGAGACACGGCGCACCGTCTCGCGGCGCgcgcagctgcttcttcggtgtgctctcggtctctgcctctggcgACCGGCTCCGCGGCCGAGGCTCCTGTCTTGCTGCCCTCCAAGCTCAGCGACCTTCCCGCGCTGGCGCCTGAGTCTTGCGCTTCGCGGATCGCGTCTGGCCAAGACAACGCGCAGGCGGAACCTCTCGCGTCTCAGGTTCATCTGACTGACCTCGGCTGCGAAACGGACGCCTCCATCGCCGTGCAGGACGCCCtgccttcgcgtcttccgCTCAGCGCCTCTCTGGCGCGGCCTTGCCCTGGAGCCCGTGGAGATGAACACACAcaacagacagacgagggagacgggGGGGGAGAGGGAACCGAGCgcgcaggcgagaaggagactccCGAGAGCGCCGGCCTCCAGTCCTGgcccggcgcatgcagcttggCGGGGGCTCTCGCGGCGAAGAACGCAGGAGCACATGCACCAGGTTTCGAGGAAAGAGGCCAGATGCAGATCGATGGAGGCGCTCGCGACACAGCCACACGCGTTGCAAGTTCCACGACAACGACGTCGCCCCATGATGAAGAAGCATCGGCGGCGCCAGGCGGG aCGGGTGCCAGCAACGCCTTCGCAGCTCCCGAGGCTTTTCAAacgcgttcctcttctcggccttcgcctcctcctcgccctgacctgtcgtctctcgcctcttctggAGCCCCCGAACAGCATGCAGTTTCCTCAGTTCCTGAGCAAAAGTCGGCGACCGAAGCTGGCGTCTTGCCTCTGTACAAAAttgctctctgctgcttgCTGACGGACCTCAAAATCAACTGTCGAGACAGCttgctcgtctctcgcgctcaCGCGCCGTCGCTCCCGGGGTACCTTGACCTCGTGGAGGCCCTCCAGCAACGCGTCGCTGCCGCGGCCGAGCTGAAGGATGTCGCGGCGCTCTGCAGTGTGTTTTCTGGATTTCTGAGaaactctcttctccccagtTCCTGCTCACCAGACGTCCAGGTCCGACTTCTCCACGCGCTCGCAGAAGTTGGCCTCGACCAGAGGCGCGAGTAG
- a CDS encoding hypothetical protein (encoded by transcript TGME49_215580~Signal peptide predicted by SignalP 2.0 HMM (probability 0.577) with cleavage site probability 0.288 at residue 21): MPAFCLPVSAFLLGHRWRIVSQVFSGDPPPTTGLGKGSTQHRRPRRSFPCMAPVAAPLQSFGMYEESQEREHESGFPLWFFERRLFLLAFYPAFLHVLSQFRDPIAQCAVCEKLTSGAAVRGRAQYFCLAEPPENGTVRVSTSALAVSLLVL, translated from the coding sequence ATGCCTGCTTTCTGTCTGCctgtgtctgcttttctACTGGGTCATCGCTGGCGAATCGTTTCGCAGGTGTTTTCCGGCGATCCGCCCCCAACCACGGGACTAGGAAAAGGTAGCACACAGCACCGCAGGCCGCGTAGATCCTTCCCGTGCATGGCACCTGTTGCTGCACCCCTTCAGTCGTTTGGTATGTATGAAGAGAgccaagaaagagaacatgAGAGCGGATTCCCCCTGTGGTTTTTCGAGAGACGtttgttccttctcgctttctaCCCCGCGTTCCTTCACGTGCTGTCTCAGTTCAGGGACCCAATTGCACAATGCGCTGTCTGCGAAAAGCTTACGAGCGGGGCCGCTGTCCGGGGCCGCGCGCAGTATTTCTGCTTGGCCGAACCGCCTGAGAATGGCACAGTCCGTGTTTCTACCTCGGCGTTagctgtttctctgttggTTCTTTGA